A stretch of Vigna angularis cultivar LongXiaoDou No.4 chromosome 4, ASM1680809v1, whole genome shotgun sequence DNA encodes these proteins:
- the LOC108331147 gene encoding protein DEHYDRATION-INDUCED 19 homolog 5, translating into MSDDNIDGKACPFPFRLRNLFSSLTHSQQNHTISFSLTTTMDFIFRAATVHPSNHFPSLQASRLHSDKYSMLNYTDEDDDAKSLFQCPFCDFEFDFSSFRARLEEEDCYDPRDMTCPLCEENLGEDAVRVAQNSSKRSWKSDKSSISSGDTVVFDKKLPARGRHELVPDPLLTPFVRNLSVPNSRGIQPSEGFSSSASDISSGKGYDPDISSGKGSETDSGDEEDIEERRQKASFVQELMLSTLF; encoded by the exons ATGAGTGATGATAATATTGACGGGAAAGCATGTCCTTTCCCTTTTCGCTTGAGAAATCTCTTTTCatcactcactcactcacaACAAAACCACACCATCTCTTTCTCCCTTACAACCACCATGGACTTCATCTTCAGGGCTGCCACTGTTCATCCCTCCAATCACTTCCCCTCTCTCCAAGCTTCTCGCCTTCACTCAG ATAAATATTCAATGCTAAATTATAcagatgaggatgatgatgcaaaatctctttttcaatgTCCTTTCTGTGACTTCGAGTTTGATTTTTCTTCATTCCGTGCTCGTTTGGAAGAGGAGGATTGCTATGACCCAAGAGATATG ACCTGTCCTCTGTGTGAAGAAAATTTAGGGGAGGATGCAGTCAGGGTTGCACAGAATTCAAGCAAG AGATCTTGGAAGTCTGACAAATCTAGCATCTCGTCGGGTGATACAGTAGTGTTTGACAAGAAACTTCCTGCCAGAGGAAGACATGAACTGGTGCCTGATCCACTTCTGACACCATTTGTTCGCAATCTGTCTGTTCCAAACTCCAGAGGTATCCAACCTAGTGAAGGTTTCTCCAGCAGTGCTTCAGACATTTCCAGTGGAAAGGGGTATGATCCTGACATTTCCAGTGGAAAAGG CTCAGAGACAGACTCGGGAGACGAAGAGGATATTGAAGAGCGAAGGCAGAAGGCATCTTTTGTTCAAGAGTTGATGTTATCAACTTTATTCTAG
- the LOC108329868 gene encoding elongation factor Tu, chloroplastic, translating to MALSSATASSKLILFPHASSSSSSSSPSSLNSTPFRSTTTTHKLTTLSSSFLQPSTVLRRTPSTTTHRRQFTVRAARGKFERKKPHVNIGTIGHVDHGKTTLTAALTMALASLGNSAPKKYDEIDAAPEERARGITINTATVEYETENRHYAHVDCPGHADYVKNMITGAAQMDGAILVVSGADGPMPQTKEHILLAKQVGVPNMVVFLNKQDQVDDEELLQLVELEVRELLSSYEFPGDDIPIVSGSALLALEALMANPAIKRGENEWVDKIYQLMDEVDNYIPIPQRQTDLPFLLAVEDVFSITGRGTVATGRVERGTIRVGETVDLVGLRETRNTTVTGVEMFQKILDEALAGDNVGLLLRGVQKVDIQRGMVLAKPGTITPHTKFVAIVYVLKKEEGGRHSPFFAGYRPQFYMRTTDVTGKVTSIMNDKDEESKMVMPGDRVKMVVELIVPVACEQGMRFAIREGGKTVGAGVIQSIIE from the coding sequence ATGGCACTTTCTTCTGCAACTGCTTCCTCCAAACTCATACTCTTCCCACAtgcatcatcttcatcttcttcttcctcaccctcTTCTCTAAATTCTACACCCTTCcgctccaccaccaccactcaTAAACTAACCACTCTCTCTTCCTCCTTCCTCCAGCCCTCCACCGTCCTCCGCCGCACACCCTCCACCACAACCCACCGCCGCCAATTCACCGTCCGCGCCGCGCGCGGCAAGTTCGAGCGCAAGAAGCCCCACGTCAACATAGGCACCATCGGGCATGTCGACCACGGAAAGACCACCCTCACCGCCGCCCTCACCAtggctctcgcctccctcggcAACAGCGCCCCCAAGAAGTACGACGAGATCGACGCCGCCCCGGAGGAGCGCGCCCGTGGCATCACCATCAACACCGCCACCGTCGAATACGAAACCGAAAACCGCCACTACGCCCACGTGGACTGCCCCGGCCACGCGGACTACGTCAAGAACATGATCACCGGCGCCGCCCAGATGGACGGAGCCATCCTGGTGGTCTCCGGCGCCGACGGCCCCATGCCCCAAACGAAAGAACACATCTTGTTGGCAAAACAAGTCGGCGTGCCCAACATGGTGGTGTTCCTGAACAAACAGGACCAAGTCGACGACGAAGAACTCCTCCAGTTGGTGGAACTCGAAGTGCGCGAGCTTCTCTCCTCGTACGAGTTCCCCGGCGACGACATCCCCATCGTCTCGGGTTCCGCACTCTTGGCCCTGGAAGCTCTCATGGCGAACCCTGCAATCAAACGCGGAGAAAACGAATGGGTCGATAAAATCTACCAACtcatggacgaagtggacaactACATTCCCATTCCGCAGCGCCAAACCGATCTCCCTTTCCTTCTCGCCGTGGAAGATGTTTTCTCAATCACCGGGCGTGGCACGGTGGCGACGGGGCGAGTGGAGCGTGGGACGATCAGAGTTGGCGAAACCGTTGACCTTGTAGGTTTGAGGGAAACGAGGAACACGACGGTGACCGGCGTGGAGATGTTCCAGAAGATTCTTGACGAGGCGTTGGCAGGGGACAACGTGGGGCTTCTGCTGAGAGGGGTTCAGAAGGTGGACATTCAGAGAGGGATGGTTCTGGCGAAGCCTGGCACCATTACGCCGCACACCAAGTTCGTGGCCATTGTTTATGTTCTGAAGAAGGAGGAAGGTGGGAGGCACTCGCCGTTCTTTGCAGGGTACAGGCCTCAGTTTTACATGAGAACCACCGACGTGACGGGGAAGGTGACCTCCATCATGAACGACAAGGACGAGGAGTCCAAGATGGTTATGCCCGGTGACCGTGTTAAGATGGTCGTCGAGCTCATTGTTCCTGTCGCCTGCGAACAAGGAATGAGGTTCGCCATCAGGGAAGGAGGGAAGACCGTTGGTGCTGGTGTTATCCAATCCATCATCGAGTga